A genomic segment from Phragmites australis chromosome 6, lpPhrAust1.1, whole genome shotgun sequence encodes:
- the LOC133920582 gene encoding ubiquinol oxidase 2, mitochondrial-like, with amino-acid sequence MAQSARRAAVTLIGTRLFSTASVAGRSPAISAGPARAAVVVCSPMLPAPWIACTRLASTAVEVEAPAPGSFDVTPASGDVGKKKKEDEKETASYWGVAPTRLVKEDGTVWKWSCFRPWDTYDADVSIDLTKHHEPVTMGDKVAMWTVRAMRWPTDIFFQRRYGCRAMMLETVAAVPGMVAGMVLHLRSLRRFEQSGGWIRALLEEAENERMHLMTFMEVSQPRWHERALVVAVQGVFLHAYLATYLLSPRIAHRMVGYLEEEAVHSYTEFLRDLDAGKIDNVPAPAIAIDYWRLPAGATLRDVVEVVRADEAHHRDVNHYASDIHRQGHALREVAAPIGYH; translated from the exons ATGGCGCAGTCAGCGCGGCGTGCGGCGGTCACGCTAATAGGGACGCGCCTTTTCTCGACGGCGTCAGTCGCTGGCCGCTCGCCCGCGATAtccgccgggccagcgcgtgCGGCCGTGGTCGTGTGCTCCCCGATGCTGCCGGCACCATGGATAGCGTGCACCCGCTTGGCCAGCAcggcagtggaggtggaggcgcCAGCGCCAGGCAGCTTCGACGTGACGCCGGCATCCGGCGAtgtggggaagaagaagaaagaggacgAGAAGGAGACGGCAAGCTACTGGGGCGTGGCGCCGACCAGGCTCGTCAAGGAGGACGGCACCGTGTGGAAGTGGTCGTGCTTCAGG CCGTGGGACACATACGATGCGGACGTGTCGATCGACCTGACGAAGCACCATGAGCCGGTGACGATGGGGGACAAGGTGGCCATGTGGACGGTCAGGGCCATGCGCTGGCCTACCGACATCTTCTTCCAG AGGCGGTACGGCTGCCGTGCGATGATGCTGGAAACGGTGGCCGCGGTCCCCGGCATGGTGGCCGGCATGGTGCTCCACCTCCGGTCGCTTCGGCGCTTTGAGCAGAGCGGCGGGTGGATCCGCGCGCTGCTGGAGGAGGCCGAGAACGAGCGCATGCACCTCATGACCTTCATGGAGGTGTCCCAGCCGCGGTGGCACGAGCGCGCGCTCGTGGTCGCCGTGCAGGGCGTCTTCCTCCACGCCTACCTCGCCACCTACCTCCTCTCCCCCCGGATCGCGCACCGCATGGTCGGCTACCTTGAGGAGGAGGCCGTGCACTCCTACACTGAGTTCCTCCGCGACCTCGACGCTGGCAAGATCGACAACGTGCCTGCGCCCGCCATCGCCATCGACTACTGGCGCCTCCCGGCCGGCGCGACGCTCAGGGACGTCGTCGAGGTCGTCCGCGCCGACGAGGCGCACCACCGCGACGTCAACCACTACGCATCA GACATACATCGCCAGGGGCACGCGCTTCGGGAGGTGGCCGCGCCGATCGGGTACCATTGA